A genomic segment from Poecilia reticulata strain Guanapo linkage group LG3, Guppy_female_1.0+MT, whole genome shotgun sequence encodes:
- the tnfaip8l3 gene encoding tumor necrosis factor alpha-induced protein 8-like protein 3, translating into MDSDSGEQSDGDISAGQESFNSRSLAMQAQKKILSKMATMAVANMLTDDTSSEILDELYKATREFTKSKKEAHKIIKDVIKIALKIGILYRNHQFSPDELDTVERFKKKMNQAAMTAVSFYEVEYTFDRNILAELLLECRDLLHTLVEGHLTARSHARIDHVFNHFANGDFLVELYGDGEEYRLSLRKICNGINKLLDEGTL; encoded by the coding sequence GACAGGAGAGCTTTAACTCTCGCTCCCTGGCCATGCAGGCCCAAAAGAAGATCCTGAGCAAGATGGCGACCATGGCGGTGGCCAACATGCTTACAGACGACACCAGCAGTGAGATCCTGGACGAGCTCTACAAAGCGACCCGGGAGTTCACCAAGAGCAAGAAAGAAGCGCACAAGATCATCAAGGACGTGATCAAGATTGCCCTGAAGATCGGCATCTTGTACCGCAACCACCAGTTCAGTCCCGACGAGCTGGACACCGTGGAGCGCTTCAAGAAGAAGATGAACCAGGCGGCCATGACGGCAGTGTCGTTTTACGAGGTGGAATATACCTTCGACAGGAACATCCTGGCGGAGCTCCTGCTGGAGTGCAGGGACCTGCTTCACACCCTGGTGGAGGGGCACCTGACCGCGCGCTCACACGCACGCATTGATCatgttttcaaccattttgcCAACGGGGATTTCCTGGTGGAGCTGTACGGGGACGGAGAGGAGTACAGACTCTCTCTGAGGAAGATCTGCAACGGCATCAACAAACTGCTAGACGAAGGAACGCTTTAA